The window TCGATATAACAGGTTTCCATCCAGACGAACGACTCTGGGTATTGAAACTGTTGCTGGATCACAACCAGGAGTTGATGCCAGGGCGGGACCCCCTTCGGTACAAGAACGAAACAGGCGCAATTCCCGCAGGTCATGAAGAGGCGTTAACCGCGTTTGCACGTAGTAAGCCCGCTCTTCAGGACATTTTCGTTCCCCCACCAGTCAGTCGGGTTCCCCAAGACGCTGTTCGATTGGGTACTGCGTTTAGCGATCCTTCAAGAGGGGAAATGAACGCTCATATGCTGGCGCATCCCGGCGCGGACATGACCCTGTCCATTATGGAAGTCATCCGGTTCAACTATGACTGCCTTTATGAGGTTGACCGCCGGATGGTTGCAACAGGGGCTGATTGGGCAAACGCTCGTCGCGTGGAGGACATCATTGTTGAGGTGCTGGAGGAGAGAAAGTCCCAGGGCATCACACTTTCCCACGCGGATATGCGCTACATGGGGCTCTTGGGTGCTGCAATTCACAAGTACTACTCGGACGGGATTCGCCCCGAAGCGCGCGGCACGATTGTATTGACCGGTCCGTCTGCGGCGAGTGCAGGCGTCGGTAAGTACACCGAAACACATCTATTGCTTGAGCAGTGGGCAGCCGTTCGCAAAGAACTCAAGTTGACTGAAGGCTTTAATTTATCCACAGAGGAAGAAAACATCACCGGCTGGACCGTGAATGATGAGCCCGAGCAATGGCTGAAAAAAGAACAGGAAAAGTGGCAGTCCGGCAAGCTCAAATCCCGTTACGCCGGCAATCTCGCCGAGTTATTGAAAGGACAAACCCTGACCTTCAAACAAGGCTGGCCGGTAATCGAAGGCAAACCGGTGTTGTTGACGGCCGTGCTGCAACAACTGATGGACGACCTCGGCGAACCGTTCATCCGTGCGATGAAGGACAAGTTGAGCGGCGACATCACCTTCGATAAAGCGTTTTCCATAGGTTTCGACAGCCGTCAGCAAATTCTTGCGCAACCCGTCAGTGACCTCCCGGTTTCGCTGGGCGCCGAGTCCACCAGTAACCTCAACGAACTGTTCACCCGCGTTGCTCATGGCTCGCTCGGTGTCGAGCACCTGAGCCCGTTGTTGCGCGTCATGCTGGGGGGCGTGTTCGGCGCCACGAGTCTGGACGCCGAGGGCTTCGGCAAGGTGTGGCAGGAGGTGTCGAACATCGCCCGGGACACCACCGAGGCTGGCGTGTTTGCCCGTTACCACGCCATCGAAACCGCCCTGCGTCAGCGGCAGGCGCCGGCACTTGAGAGCGGCGTTACGCGCCTTGCCCAACCTGACCCACACACCGCGCAAGAGCTCAAGGTGCTCGCGTTGAACGAAGCGCTGACGCTGACCCAATGGCGCGAGCGTATCGGGCAGATAAACAGCACTGCACAGCGCGAATATCACACGCAAATACTCCAGCGCGGCGGGCAGGTACGAGACGTGTTTTTCAAGGCCGGCGCGGTGTCCGCGCGGCAGGTGCCGCAGGATCTGCTGATGCGCACCGGTGGCGATCCGGGTCGTCGCTGCTATCCGCTGGCGTTACTGATGGCCTCGGCATTGGGGCTGGGCGAGTCGGCCGAGCGTGCGCTGATCGGTCGGGTGGCCAATGCCGGCCTGTCGCCGGACGACCCTGATTCGCGGGCATTACTGCTGGCGCTGGATGAGTTGCACGAAGCCACCGCGACCGAGGTGGGTACGCCGCAGGGCGTGCATGGCCTGGAGAGTATCGTGCAGACGCTGGAGGCGAAATCCGCGCCGGCGATACTGCTGCTCAATACCGGTGATCATGCGCTGTTGTTGGCCAAGGTTTTACTCAGGGGTGAGGTTGTCTATCGTTTTTACGATCCCAACTTTGCGATCTTCGGCTTTGCCGGGGTACGCGAGCTGCAATTGGGCATGGAACGCTACTTGGGTGATGGTGACGGAGCGATAGCGCGTCTTTATGGCCTGGGTGAGCTCGACACGGCGCAGTTCAAGGTGACCGAGTTGAATGCGGCGAGGATTGCCGACAAGGTGCTGTCGTCGAACGTGAAGATCGGTCGTTTTCTGCAAAACGGCGTGATCACTGATGCTCAAGGCGCTTCGGTCTGGGAAAAGCAAGCTGTCGGACGCACGCGCTCGCTGGGTGACAACTCGCGCATGGGCGCCAGCCTCGCGCAACTTGATGCCCGCTACTGGGCGCAGGCACTCGATGAGGCGACCACACGGTTGCGCAGCGAGTACAAGCTGGGGCGTGAATACCTGCCCTTGCTGGAGACGGTGGAAAAAGCCCCCGGGGCAGGGTATTCGCTGACCTTGGTCGACGCGCGCCAGCCGAAAAATACCTTCAAGGTCACCACCGTCGATGTGCGCTTCAGCAAGATCAAACAGCACTTGCAGCGCCTGGTAAAAACACTGGCCGGCAGGGACAGCGGCGCGAGCGAAGCCGATGGCGGCAGTCGCTTGAGTTTTGCCTTTGCGATCCAGACGCTGATCACGGAGATGCGCCATCGCGACTACCTGGCCGGCGACGCGCAAGTACCGGCGTTGTCGATCGCCCTGCAAGTGCAGGTCTACGTCAACTATGCCCAACTGGGCTATGGCGTATTGAGTGACACGGCGCAGATCATCGGTTTGGTGCGACAGGTGGCGGCGAGCGAGCAGGCACTGGCGCTGCGTCAGTCGTCTTTGTCTGGACGACTGTTGGGGCGTGTGTCGACGGGGGTTGGGGTCGGATTTTCCCTGGTCAATATCGGTTTCGACATCTATGGACTGAGCGTCGCGCAAAACCAGGAGCAGCGTTCGCGATTCGCTACGCAACTGGCGTTTGATGTCGCGGCATTGGGGCTGGATATTTTCGCCATGGCCGTCGGTGGAGCCGCAGGCGCTGCGGCAACGTTTCTGTCGGTGCCGTTGCTCGGTGTCGGCATTGGTGCGACGGCCATCGCCAGCAACCTCGGGCAGATCAGCGACAAGGCGCAGGCTGTGGGCGCGCATCTGCGCAAGATTCAGGACGCTTACGGGCAAGGCGCTTATACGCGCAAGGATGGTGTGCTGAGTTTCGAGCCGGAGGCTGTGATCACTCATCTCGATTTGCACGGCAATCAGATCCGCTTCGACAGTCAGAAGTTTTACCCAATGACTCGCGGTGGCCTGGAACTGCCGCAGATCGACCCGAGTCCGCAGCGGTTGGGTCAGGCGATCAATATCCGTGAGGCGCTGGAGTTGCCGCAGGTCATCGGCCTGATCCGCCCCTCGCCCGATGAGCTGCACACCGTGGTACTGCCCTGCACGCCGGGCTGTTATTACGCTTATGAGTATCAGGTTGGCACAGCCGGTTACCCGTATCAGCCCAGCGCCGGAGAGTTGGAGCGCGAGCCGCTGACATCAAGTGAGATCAGCTCGCCGGATCTTTTATCGGTTGTTAACCCCGGCGCGTTGATCCAGCACTTGTTGAACCCGCGTATCGAAACCCAATACCCCCATTTGCGTAACAGCGCCGTGGACAAGCTGGAACTCGACAAACAGGGCAATCGACGTTTCTATTTCTTTGCCAATACGCCGATTCCGCACATTCTTTACAAGCTGACGCCGGTCTGCCAGCCGACGAAAATAGTCGTGACACTGGATGCCCTGGTTCGCCAGTTGGTGGTGCCGCAACTGCCACCGGAGTGGCACACATTCATCAGTTACGAAATCACTGCCCGCTCGACGGGAGTGTCTCAGCTCAGGCTGACCCCGGGATTGGTGACCGTTGCACTGAAAGTGGCAGAGCCCGGTCAATGGGCGGTCAACGCACCGTGGGTCAAAGACACGCAGATTCACTTTGAGGGCGACTCCCTGCTGATCGACGGCATACGGCTGGATGGGCGCGTGGACTTTCTCAGTCTGGCCGGTGGCGAGCTGTTTCAGGTTGATCGCACAGGCAAGCGCTTGAGTCTGCTGTCCATCACGGTCGAGGACAACAGCGTGGCGCCGGGCGAAGGCGCCTTTGGGGTGACCCTTGAAGACCGTGGCAGTCTGCCGAAAGCTCTGGCGCGGATCCGTCAACTGGCCAAGGCGCAGCGATTGGCCGCGGCCTACCTTCCGCTGTACAAGTTCAAGGTGCCTTTCACGCCGGCAGCTCAACCGGTGTTCACCACGGCTTACTTCGACACCGCGAATGATCGGGTGCTGTATGCCCGGGATTTGCCGAAGGCGGTCAATGAAGGCCTTCTGCTCGGCGGCGTCAGTGGTCAACACGCCTGGTTCTACCACCCTGACCATCCCACCCTCTGGCGTGTCGACACCGTCACCGGCACGGTCAATCACCGCTATCGGCTGATGAACGCGGACGGCGGTTCAACGATCAGCGCTGTCGAGCAATTCGCTGACGGGCAACTGCGGGTGACGCAACACATCAGCAAAAGGACAACGTTCGGCGCCAACATGACCATGGATTATGTGATCGCCGCCCAGAGCCTGACACTCGTCGGCATCAACACTTGGGAAACCTGGCGCCATGATCGGGTGTTTGCCAATGACGAACAGGACTGGAGCCTGTGGATCGAGCGCTTGCAGCCAGAGCAAACCTTCGATGACGGAACGCCAGCCATGGCTGAGTCGATCAGCACCTGGAAACCCACTCCGTTTGTGAACGGGCGTGTGCATCTGTTCAGCGAATTCCAGTATTCGGTGTGGATTCGTTTGCACGACAACGCGTTCTATCGCGACGACAGTGGTTCGCCCGAACGTGCCATGCTGATGTGGGATCAGGCCGATGCATCAAGCCAGCTGTTTTTCGACAAGCACCGGACAGCGCTGATTCGCAGTTACGGCGACCCGAACGACCCGGGCGGTTTTATCGATGACATTCTCGAGACGGATGTCGTTGAAGTCGCTTCGCTTGGCGGTCGGTACATCGCCACCCGAACGGACGGACGACTGTTCGAAGTCGACCGCGATGCCTCGCTGAAATTCGTCGGTGTCGGCCAGCGCTGGCTCGCCAGCCACCCGGACTGGCTGGCGGTACTTCCCGCGTTGATGAAAACCACGCAAGAGGCGCCGTTTCCGATCATCGGTTTGCGCAATGCATCTGGCAGTGGCGTTCTCGCGGCGTGGTGCGTCGGTGAGCGGCTTCTGTTGGCGGACATCGGCCACGGCAGGGAATTGTCGCTGCTGGGGCTGACCCCTGATCAACAGGCTGCCTGGCTGCTGGATGTTTCGGCGGGGCAACTCTACCGTCAGACGCTGGTCCGGATCGATGCATTGCATTCTGCGTTTGCCGGCGGGCAACTGCTGCGTCCCGAACGCTTGCCAGTGGCACAGAAGGTCTGGGCGCAATGGACGTTTGCCGAGGTGACGGCACACGGACAAGGCCTGCTCGGGTGCACTCGCGATGGGGTGAATCTGCAACTGCTGGATCAGCAGCCCGCGCTTGTCATCGGCGTGGAAAATCAGTGGTCGTATCTTCCGGGGCAAACGCCGACACAGTTGCAGGCACGTTTGAAAACACTGCTGCAGGGCCAAACCCACGCGCCGGTGCTGACCGTGGAAAACGCCGGAAATCGTTACAAATACTACGTGCCGCAACTGGATCGTCTGTTCGACGTCGCCGGGCGTGCGGATGGCCAATGGGCGGTTTTTCTGGGGACGCGCAACGCGTCGGTACCGATGCTCTTCGACCCGGTGGACGGACTGATCTTCAGTCGTGGTGCGGCGCCTGATATCTGGCTTGGGAACAGCTATGCCCAGCGTGAAAAAGAGGTGCTGACCCTGGAAATGAACGGCGTGGTCAGCGATGTCGTGGCGATGCTGCCCGATGGCGTCGACAAGTTGCTACTGACGTTCGGTGCGCAGGCATCGACCTATCGGATCTCGGACGAAGCCTGGCAGCGGCTGGACTGTATCGTGCTCGATCCCCGGCAGCCGGAGGGCGCTGAAGAGTCGGTCATCGGTACGCTGGTTCTGGACATGGCCGACTGCCGACATCTACTGGTGTCGCTGGTCGACGGGCACTTGCTGTTCAGCGATCCGGACAATGCGCACACGCTGATTGTGCGTGACGTCAAACCCGAAGACGGTGCATCGGGCGTGCCGGTGCAAATCAGCATTAACGTCGACGGTCAGTACGAGAGGTTACTGCTGGATCACTGGCTGAATGTTTTGGAACAGCGTCAGGGTAATAATGGGGAGGTCACAATTGCGGCGTTCTTTAATAACGACATTTGACATATAAAGGAGAATTAAAAGTGTAAGGTCGTGAACAATAAGTTCACGGCCTTTTTTATTTTAAATGATGATGAAGTGTGTGCGGGTGCTCAGTATTTGTTGGGGTTCAAGTGGCCTGGGTGCCGGAGTGAAATATAAAGCTCCAAAAAGGCGAAGTTACCGGATTTTGCCGGTGCGAGTTTTTCAAGTGCCGGAAAATAATTGAATCTTTTGCGGTTTGAATTCGCTGTTTTCAATCGTTAGCGTGTCCTCTTTGGTTAATCTGATGAGTTGGAAATTATGCGCAATGTTCAAGGCGTTAATGGTGAAGTCGAATTCGTAAAACTTTTCAAGCTGGCGGATCTTGAAACGGCGCTAGCCGCTCATAAAGGCAACAAAAGTTATGAGGCGATGTTGCGTTATTACTTCGCTTGCGTGGCCGCAACAGATTCGTCGCAACTACCTGAACCGTTGGGATTGTTCCGTCAGACGCTTGAGCAAATGCTCGGCAAGGGGCGGGTCCGCCGCGATGGCGAACTCCCGGCGTCTTCGGCGGCAGGGCAAATCTACGACAAAGTGCAAGGGTTCGAATCACGTGTTCAATCGGGCATTGCGTTGCTGAAAACTCCGACGAGCGCCGTACCCAAAAACCTGCATTTTGCCTGGTTGGGTGGTGGCCTGGGCACCATTCAGTGCGATTACCTCAATATCTGGAAACAGGTGCTGGCGGATCACGGTTACACGTTCAATCTCTGGTACGACAGTGATGCCCTGCTGGCGCATCAAACCAACAAGCTGATTGTCGAAGCCGCCAAGGCCGATGCCTTGGGTCAATTCGCAGGCCAGGATCTTACGCCAACAGAACTGGCTGACCATTACGAGGCACGGGCGATTGTTCTGAAGCAACAAATGTACGCCCACATCAATGCCGCCGTGGCAAACGGCGGCACCGCCGATGATGCGCGAATCGACTTGCTGGTTCGCGCCTATGGCCAGGATGCCGATGCGCTCGAAGCACTCCGTGAACGTAATCGCGGCAGCATGCAGGAAATGGCCAAGGCCGGCTTCAATTTGCGTGATCTGGACACGCGCGAAGTACCGTTGCAACTCCAGGATATCTACGAGCGTGAAATGCGCTTGCGCGGCAATCTTGCGGCGGCATCCGACGTCGTTCGTCTTGAAGCCCTGTATACCGAGAGTGGCAGTTATGCCGATGTGGATAACCTGCCACCCCTGGTGGAAAAAATGGGCGGTGTCGATGTTCAGGCAATGGGGACGAGTGAGCGCCTCGGCGTCTTGCAGTTGTTGCTGAATGAAAACCCTGGCTGGATGCCGGGGCGTAAAAGCTCCGAAGGTCACTTGATGCGCATTCCGGAAGAGCATTTGCCGGCGCTGCGGACATTCGCGAAAAGTTCTCCTGCACTGAGTCAGGTGTTTCAGGCACCGACCGATTTGCAGGCCCGCCCGTTCATGCTGCGTGCCGTATCCGAAGGCCAGAAGATCAATAACGCGTTCCTGATGGCTCACGCCGGGTCCGCCACGTTGCAAACGGTTATTCAACGTATCCGGTTCAACTATCAACTGATCGATGCCACGATGCTGCTGGCGACGCAGCGCGGTATCGCATTGACCGATGGTCAAACCAGGTGGAAGCTGGCCGAGTCTATTCTGGAGAAATTCTACGGTTCACTGGGCGCACTGCCGGATATTCAGGAGATTCCTGCAAGATTTCTGGCATTTTCCGCCGCAACTTACTTCAGTGATGGCATCCGTCCTGGCAGCGAGGGCACCATCTATCTGACCGGCCCCGGTGCGGTCATTGATGGCATGGCCGATTACGCCATGGTGCATTTCAGTGATTCGCAGGCCGCCATGATCAACGCAGAGTCGGCCATTGCCCGTTATGCCTCGGTCAACCGGTCCACCGAAGAGGAACTGGATCACTCCTGGAAAGACAACACGGAAAACGACGCGGACTGGCTGAAAATAGAGAAGGAAAGCTGGAGCGCCGGCGATTATACGACCCGCTACAACGGTGATCTCGGCGAATTGCTCAAGGGCTCGACCCTTGAGTTTGAACACGGCTGGCCATTGATCGAAGGACGCGCGGTGTTGCTCACTGATGTCTTGCAGCGCCTGGTCGACGGACTTGGCGAACCCTTCATCAACGCGATGCGCGAAGGGCATAACGGTGCAATCACCTTTGAGCAACCGCTGCCGCTGAGCTTCGCCGATCGTCAGTCGATCAAGCAGCAACCTGCCAGTGCACGGCCTCCAGTGTTTCCAAGCGATGCAAAATTCCAGACGCTGGGGCCGGACGAAGTGCTGGCCGGGCTGGGACATGGAGAACTGGACGTTGTCCAGACGACTCCGCTGCAGCGTCTGGCACTGGGCGCGTTGTTGGGGATGGATTCACTGCATAACCAGAACTTCGCGACATTCAGCGGTGCTCTGGATAACCTCGCCAACGGTGTTCGCGACCTCGGCGCATCGAGTCGTTACGCGGCTATCGAGCGACATCTTTATCAACGCAAGGACTCTGCCTTTCTTCACGGTCTGGCCGCTGACGTCATCGACGCTTCAACGTCATCGACCAGCGCGCTGGAGCTGAAGAAGGGCGCGCTGACGAAGGCACATACCCTGCAACAGTGGGGCCGTTATGTGGCGCAGATCCAGCAGGTCGCCACCCTCGAGCATCGCTTGCAGATCGGTGAGCGGGTGGATCAGGTCTTTGCTCAGATGAATGCCAGCAGCGTCCAGCCGGTACCGCAGGATTTGATGCGCAACGGTCTCGGCGAGACCATCGGCGCGCGCTGCTACCCCTTGGCGTTGATGATGAGCGCCGCCCTGACCCAAGGCGAGACGGCGTCCCATCGTCTGCGCGAACGTTGTTATCTGGCCATTCTCGAGCCGCAGCAGAGTGATTCGATTGCCTTTGTAGAAGCGTTGGAAGAAATGCGAGGAACACCACTGGGCGAGGTCGGCACGTCCTTGAGTCGGGGTGATCTGGCGCAGATCACCACTGCGCTGGAAAACCACGCGACCAACCGTACGCTGATGCTCAACTCTGACAATCATTCGATGCTGGTGGCAAAAACGGTGGTGGACAAGGTCAGCACCTATCACTTTTATGACCCTAATTTCGGCGTCTTCGAGTTCACCGATCCCGTCATGTTCAAGACGGCGCTCGAGCATTTTCTGCTGAAGATGGGCATGGCGAAATACTATGCCGCGTACGGTGCCGATACCCGGCCGACCTTCGATCTGGTCGAACTGGACGGTGAACGAATAGCGGCCTTGCCGCTGTCGGCCGGGTATGAAGTGGCCAAAGTCCTGACAGCGGACCCGTTGCCGGGACAACCGGCACAAAAGCTGCGCCAGCGTTTGAATAGCGCACATGGGCGGTCGTTGGCCGACAATGCGCATCTGGGGCGAAGCCTGCTGGGGCTGGACAGCCATTGGTGGGGCCAGCAAATGGCTGAGGCGACGACGGCTCTGCAAGAGCTGCATCCTTCGGCAAGCACGCTGGTGCCGTTGTTCGACACCCTTGAGGTCACGCCCGAAGGCAAGTATCGACTGAGCCTGATTGATCCGTCGAAGCCTGAACACGTGGTTGAAGTGCTCAGCGAAGACCATCGACTGCTGCGGATCAAGACCTGGTTGTCCGAGCAGTTTTCCAATCTGGCGCGCAAACCGCAGCCGACGACGGGCGTGATCGATCCGACCGAAGCCGGCAGCGTGCATACCCTTAATGCCGGTTTCACCATTCAAGCGTTGATGAACGCGTTGCGCAGCCGCGAAGGCGAGGGCCGCACGCTGACCACAGCCGTGCGCCTGCACGCTTACGTCAACTATGCACAGTTGGTGCATGGCAACGTGGTGGACGTAGTCGGACTGATTCGTCTGGTGCGCACGGCACTCAATGAAGAAAAGGTTATCGCTCGCATCGTGGCGCCGGTGGTCAGCGAAGCGCTGGGCCACGCCGCCAATGAGGGTGTCGGCGCTGTGCTGGGGCTGGCCAACGTCGGCTTTGATATCTATCAGTTGGCGACTGCCGAGGACGATGTCGAAAAGGCTCAGTTCGGCACTCAATTGGCTTTTGACTCGGCCAGCCTGGCATTGACAGGGGCGGGTGTGGGTGCGGCATTGACCGGAGCCTCGACGGCGGCGGCGGTTTTGGGCGGGGTCGGCGTGATCGTCGGCGGCCTTGCTGTCGGTGTCGCGGCACTCGCTCAGGGCTTTGCCGGCATTGCGCGTGATGCGCAGGCCGTCGGCAAATTCTTCGCTGACCTGGAGCACGCTTATCGCGGAGTCGGATACCGCTTCGATGCCACTCTTGGGGTCTGGACTGTGCAGCCTTCGCTGCTGGTCAAACGCATTGATCTGGGCAAGGGCAAATTGCACCTCGACAGCCCAAAGCTGTACCCGTTACGTGACCACTTCGGTGTACCGGACTACGACGTCGACTATGCCCGGGCGATTGATATCCGCCAGCAGTTGCACCTGCCGGGAGAGATCGCCTTTACGCCATCCGCCGGGCAGACCATCGTGCTGCCGTGCACACCGCAGACTTGCTACGGCTACGAGTACAAGGCGTTGCCGTTTGCCAACTGGCGCCACGACAGTGGATTCGATACGGCTCGGCGTCTGGAAAAAATTCAGGCGGACGGTACATGGCTGTTCCGGTTTTCGTTTTATTCGTTTCCTTCCGATTACATCGTGCAGCGACTGTTTGCCGATTATCGCGAGACCACCCTCGAAGTGCAGTTGGACGCGGTCGAACGCACGCTCGTGGTGCCGTCGCTGCCAAGTGCCTGGAAAGGCAAAGTCTCCTACAAAATTTCCAGCGCCGGGGCGTCCTGCACACTGGTGCTCAATCGCGGCGCCAACGTCGAGTTGCAGTCGCCGAGTCTGAAAAGTTGCCGCTGGGTGCTGGAGGCGGGCTGGGCCGGTGAAGCGGATATCCGCATCGAACGGGGTGATCTGTACATCGGCGATGTTCACGTGAAATTGTCCGGTCATGGGGCTCATGCCGTGCTGATCCGCACGGCCGGTCAGCAACTGTTTTACGTTGATCAGGTCAAGCGTCAGCTGGACATCCTCGAACAGAGTGCGCCCGCCGGGCTCGATGAGCAGGCGTTGCTCGAGCACTACAAAGCGTTGGCTGGCGAGCATCGTCTGCTGCTGCCCTACACACCGATTCATGACTGGCTGATCCCGTTCGAATCACCGCAGCAGCCCCGTCACGTCACAGCCTGGTATGACGCCCACGAAGAGCGCTTTCTGTACATCCGCACCGAGGACGCCGGGGACACCGAGGAGGCGCAACTGGCGCTGGTCGCCGGTGGCTATGCGTACTTCTGCGTAACGGACAGCTACGACATCTGGCAGGTGGATGCACTCAGCGGCCTGCTCAAGTATCGATACCGTCTACTGCTCGCCGAGGGCGACAGCACGATTGGCAAGTTCCAGACCGATGCCCACGGCGTGATTCATTTTGTGCAAACCGTCAGCGATGTCGATGGCCCGCGCGAGTTGAGTTATCTGATCCATGACGGTCAGTTGCTGCTCAGTTCGGTGACTTACGATCTGCACCGTGAGCTGCAGTCCATCGCGTTTGCCAGTGATACGCTGGCCGACTGGTCATTGTTATTGGGCCAGTATCTGACCGCCCCTGTGTTACCCGAGAAGGAAGAGTTCACGGTGGTGGACTGGCAGCCGGCGGCCTATGTTTCGGTCAGTTGGGCATTCGCTACGGACAAGCGCGACCTGGTATGGATCCGCAGTGCAGATCGACTGCTGATCCATCCACAGCCGCTGGCTCGTCATGCTCGCGGTTGGAAAAATTCGATCAGGAACCTCAACGATCTGGTACTGATGCCGATGCCGGACGACGCTGATGTGTTCTTCGTTTACAACCGGATCGACCAGACCCTGTGCCGCCAGCAGCGAGCCGTTACGCAGGGCCAGGCGCAATGGTCCAACCGCTGGATCGAGCCCGAAGGGTTGACGCAGGTGGTGGCCGTCGACGGGGGGTATCTGGTAATCGACGATGCTGGACGCTTCTTCAATCTGACCGTCCAGGGCGATCTGCTCTTGGGCGGCCTCGGTGAACAATGGCTCAAGGATCGGTCGCAATGGTGGCTGGCGCTGGCGTCGGTCGCCAAGCGCTATCCAGTCGACAGTTTCGCCATTGTCGGGTTACGCAACGTCGCCGGTAACGGCAACCTCAACGCCTGGTTTGTGAATGACCGCCTACTGTTGTGTGACCTGGGGCGCGACCAGGAAGTGCGCCTGCTGGGCCTGACGCCGGATAACAAGGCCGGTTGGCTGTTCAATCTGTCCAGTGGCGAGATCTGGAGCCAGGAACTGATTGAGCCGCAGAACCTCGACCGTGCTTTCGGCAAGGGTTCGCAGCTGTTAGAGGCAGACGCACTGCCGACTCCGAGCCAGGAGTGGGCCGAGTGGCAGTTTGCTGAAGTGCGTGTTGATGGCTCCGGGTTATATGGCACAACACGCGAGGGCGTGTCGATGAAGCTGCGCTATCAGGCGCCGGAGGTGGTCTGTGCGGTCAATCGGCACTGGGTGATGTCGCAGGACGGCCCTCTGGTCGCACGGTTGCAAGGGTTGTTGAACGACGTGGATCACGAAGATTTCGTTTCCGTCGAATCCGCGCCTGACAACCTGCAATGGTATGACGTGCAAAGCGCCAGGCTGCTGCACATCACCAGTAACACCCTGCCCACTGACTTCGCGTTGCTCGGCACGCAAAACCCGTCACAGAGCGAGGCGCCAACCAAGGTGTTGCTGCACCAGCCTCGGGACGGCACGGTGCAGGTTTACCCGGGTATGCACAGCCTCGGGAAGTTCGACTACCTGGAGCGCGATGCTCACGTGGTGACCGTGGCGGGGCAGAACAGGCTGGATGATCTGCTGCCGTTAATTCCCGATGACGTCAACACGATGGTGCTGCGGCTGGGACAGGGTAACGTCACCTGCAAGCTGTCGAAGGCCGCCTGGTTGCGGCTCGACTCGCTGATCATCGACTGCCGGCATGCGTTGGGTGAAGTGCCGGCGGTGCCGGGCAAGCTGATCTGGGATTTTGATTCGCCGGAAAAACTGCTGTTCGAGATCATCGGGGATCATCTGCTGATCGTTGACCCGGACAGTGAGCACAGCCTGATCTTTCGAGATGTCTGTGCCGCTGACGTGACGTTGCGTGGCGAGGTCTTCCTCGCGTTCAAAAAACAGCAATCCCATGCCATATCGACATGGGTGCAGCGCTTGCAGGCCGGCAACGTGCGCACGAAAAACGTGACGTTGCAGGCGCTGATGGCAGAGCCGGCGAGCGCCGGTTAAGTCAGGCCGACAGCAAAACGCCGCGAATGATAGCGTTCGCGGCGTTTTGCTGTGCGGTCATTACCCCGGCGTCAGCTCTCAGGGCACCAGATAGCCTTTGACCCCGGTGAAGATGATCTGCGCCGCCAGGGCGCAGACAAACAATCCCATCAGACGGCTGACAATCTGCAA of the Pseudomonas sp. Seg1 genome contains:
- a CDS encoding TcdA/TcdB pore-forming domain-containing protein, which produces MRNVQGVNGEVEFVKLFKLADLETALAAHKGNKSYEAMLRYYFACVAATDSSQLPEPLGLFRQTLEQMLGKGRVRRDGELPASSAAGQIYDKVQGFESRVQSGIALLKTPTSAVPKNLHFAWLGGGLGTIQCDYLNIWKQVLADHGYTFNLWYDSDALLAHQTNKLIVEAAKADALGQFAGQDLTPTELADHYEARAIVLKQQMYAHINAAVANGGTADDARIDLLVRAYGQDADALEALRERNRGSMQEMAKAGFNLRDLDTREVPLQLQDIYEREMRLRGNLAAASDVVRLEALYTESGSYADVDNLPPLVEKMGGVDVQAMGTSERLGVLQLLLNENPGWMPGRKSSEGHLMRIPEEHLPALRTFAKSSPALSQVFQAPTDLQARPFMLRAVSEGQKINNAFLMAHAGSATLQTVIQRIRFNYQLIDATMLLATQRGIALTDGQTRWKLAESILEKFYGSLGALPDIQEIPARFLAFSAATYFSDGIRPGSEGTIYLTGPGAVIDGMADYAMVHFSDSQAAMINAESAIARYASVNRSTEEELDHSWKDNTENDADWLKIEKESWSAGDYTTRYNGDLGELLKGSTLEFEHGWPLIEGRAVLLTDVLQRLVDGLGEPFINAMREGHNGAITFEQPLPLSFADRQSIKQQPASARPPVFPSDAKFQTLGPDEVLAGLGHGELDVVQTTPLQRLALGALLGMDSLHNQNFATFSGALDNLANGVRDLGASSRYAAIERHLYQRKDSAFLHGLAADVIDASTSSTSALELKKGALTKAHTLQQWGRYVAQIQQVATLEHRLQIGERVDQVFAQMNASSVQPVPQDLMRNGLGETIGARCYPLALMMSAALTQGETASHRLRERCYLAILEPQQSDSIAFVEALEEMRGTPLGEVGTSLSRGDLAQITTALENHATNRTLMLNSDNHSMLVAKTVVDKVSTYHFYDPNFGVFEFTDPVMFKTALEHFLLKMGMAKYYAAYGADTRPTFDLVELDGERIAALPLSAGYEVAKVLTADPLPGQPAQKLRQRLNSAHGRSLADNAHLGRSLLGLDSHWWGQQMAEATTALQELHPSASTLVPLFDTLEVTPEGKYRLSLIDPSKPEHVVEVLSEDHRLLRIKTWLSEQFSNLARKPQPTTGVIDPTEAGSVHTLNAGFTIQALMNALRSREGEGRTLTTAVRLHAYVNYAQLVHGNVVDVVGLIRLVRTALNEEKVIARIVAPVVSEALGHAANEGVGAVLGLANVGFDIYQLATAEDDVEKAQFGTQLAFDSASLALTGAGVGAALTGASTAAAVLGGVGVIVGGLAVGVAALAQGFAGIARDAQAVGKFFADLEHAYRGVGYRFDATLGVWTVQPSLLVKRIDLGKGKLHLDSPKLYPLRDHFGVPDYDVDYARAIDIRQQLHLPGEIAFTPSAGQTIVLPCTPQTCYGYEYKALPFANWRHDSGFDTARRLEKIQADGTWLFRFSFYSFPSDYIVQRLFADYRETTLEVQLDAVERTLVVPSLPSAWKGKVSYKISSAGASCTLVLNRGANVELQSPSLKSCRWVLEAGWAGEADIRIERGDLYIGDVHVKLSGHGAHAVLIRTAGQQLFYVDQVKRQLDILEQSAPAGLDEQALLEHYKALAGEHRLLLPYTPIHDWLIPFESPQQPRHVTAWYDAHEERFLYIRTEDAGDTEEAQLALVAGGYAYFCVTDSYDIWQVDALSGLLKYRYRLLLAEGDSTIGKFQTDAHGVIHFVQTVSDVDGPRELSYLIHDGQLLLSSVTYDLHRELQSIAFASDTLADWSLLLGQYLTAPVLPEKEEFTVVDWQPAAYVSVSWAFATDKRDLVWIRSADRLLIHPQPLARHARGWKNSIRNLNDLVLMPMPDDADVFFVYNRIDQTLCRQQRAVTQGQAQWSNRWIEPEGLTQVVAVDGGYLVIDDAGRFFNLTVQGDLLLGGLGEQWLKDRSQWWLALASVAKRYPVDSFAIVGLRNVAGNGNLNAWFVNDRLLLCDLGRDQEVRLLGLTPDNKAGWLFNLSSGEIWSQELIEPQNLDRAFGKGSQLLEADALPTPSQEWAEWQFAEVRVDGSGLYGTTREGVSMKLRYQAPEVVCAVNRHWVMSQDGPLVARLQGLLNDVDHEDFVSVESAPDNLQWYDVQSARLLHITSNTLPTDFALLGTQNPSQSEAPTKVLLHQPRDGTVQVYPGMHSLGKFDYLERDAHVVTVAGQNRLDDLLPLIPDDVNTMVLRLGQGNVTCKLSKAAWLRLDSLIIDCRHALGEVPAVPGKLIWDFDSPEKLLFEIIGDHLLIVDPDSEHSLIFRDVCAADVTLRGEVFLAFKKQQSHAISTWVQRLQAGNVRTKNVTLQALMAEPASAG